CCAAAACTTATTTTGTTAGACTTTCATTTTACCTAATATTATTAAGAGCCCAAGTACTATCATAAAAGCTCCACCGATGTATTTAATCCATCTTTCCCAAGAAGGTTTGCCAAATCCCATTGTCAGTGCTTTTGAAATACCAGCTCCTATTGTAAGGAACGGTACTGAAATGCCAAGAGAATATATAAAGAGTAACCATATGCCTTTTGCTACACTTTGCTGGGATGCTATTAATAAAATCGAGGCGAGTATTGGACTACTGCAAGGTATCCAAACAAAACCGATTGCACCACCGAGGACAAACCCACCAACTAAACCTGCGTTCTTGAACTTCCAAACATTTGCCTTCGTACCTTTAAAAAGCTGGAATTCCGCAATGTACATTATTCCAAATATTATTATACCAATTCCTATGATTTTCTCCAAAATGCCCGAGTATTTAGCCAAGAAGCCACCTATGAACGATGACAATCCACCAAGAAGACTGAAGACTATCGAAAAACCCAAAAAGAACCCTATCAATCTCTGTGCTCTCCTTTGCCCTCCGAGCACTATCCCAATGAAACCAGGTATGAGAGGTAAAACGCAAGGGCTAAAAAACGAAAGAAACCCGTGAGCTAAAGCAAGCCACACACTTACGTCTGTAGGTGTTAAGGAAATCATACAATCACCTCAGAGAGAAATCATTTTGACGAAATGAGAAGAACCCTGATTACGCCCATACTGTTGAGCTTTTTCGCAACATCCGTACTCGTCGTCACATACACCGTATTTATATCAACTTTACTTGGTACTGTCTCAACACTTTGAGCGTTTTTATCATTTTTCAGAACAAAATCGGCATCTTCTTTCTTAACATTCACTATCGTAGGTTTACCTTTGTAGTTGTCCTCTTTTTTTGAGTACTCTTCGAAGCTTCCTTTATAGTTATCATCGACAACTTTGACAATAAATCGCAGTGCTTTGAGAAAATCCGGAGCAGGCATGAAACCAGGAACTTGCGTTACTTGTCCTTGATCTTTTATAAACACAAACGTTGGTGTACCCCTAACACCAAATGCACCAAAGAGTTGGTCATTCGTATAAGTTTTTCCCAAAAAAGTAGTTTTGTAGGAGCCCGGCTCTATTTTTACATATACATAATTCCCTCTTAGAAATTCTTGAACATCTTTGTTTGAAAGGACCTCACTTTCAAACCGTCTGCAGTAATAGCATGTCGGTGAAGAAAAATTGACCAAGAGCAGTTTCTTTTCTATCTGTGATACTTTATGAGATATACCCAAATCCGTAAATGTGTATTCATAGCCAAAGCTAAGTGTTGTAATCAGAACAAGAAGCATGGAAAGAAGTCTAATTAGGTTCCTCATTTTCATCATTCCTTTCCAATCTTAAGATTTCGCACTTTGAATTTTTTCATAAACAACCTTGAGAAAAACCTAAGGATCGGACAACTGAACTTCATACATTCTCACCTCTCCAGATTCCAAATTTCTTTATTGTGAAAAATAACACGGAAGGCTTTCGCCTTCCGTATTACACCCAATTCTTAGCTAATTCCAAGGATTCTGTCGATTCTTGCTTTGTCAAATCCAACGATGATTTGATTACCTATCTCGATAACTGGAACACCCATCTGTCCGGATTTTCTAATCATCTCTTCCGCACCTTTTCTGTCTTTCGATACATCTACTTCAGTAAATGGTATTCCAAGCTGTCTGAAGTACTCTTTTGCCCTTCTGCACCACGGACAGGTTGGCGTTGTATAGATTTTAACTTTGACATGTGCCATACTCTCACCTCCATTGTTTCACATTTTTTATTTTTATGATATTAGAAGTATTTCTTTGCAGCGTGTTCGACGGCTATAGCACCGTCTGCTGCTGCGGTGACTATTTGTCTCAAATTCTTGATCCTGATGTCACCAACTGCGTAGATTCCTGGTACGTTCGTTTCCATATTCTCATCAGTGATTATGTATCCGTAGTCGTTCATATCAACAAGACCTTTGAATATTTGCGTTTGTGGAACTAATCCAACGTATATGAACACACCTTCTGCTTTTATAACCTGTTCTTCTTTCGTATCGTTGTTTACTATAACGACCTCTTCAACCTTGCTTGTTCCTCTAATCTCTTTCACAATGTGATTTGTGATAACCTTAATTTTTGGATTATTGAGCACCCTCTCTTGTAAGACCTTCGCCGCTGTTAAATACGGTAAATTCTGAACCATGGTGATGCTTTTAACAATCTTTGAAAGGAAGTGCGATTCATCGCAAGCGCTATCTCCGCCACCTACAACTACTACATCCTTATCTTTGAAAAGATAACCATCACAAGCAGCGCAGTAGGTGACTCCTCTACCTCTGAACTCTGCTTCGCCAGGTACGCCAAGTTTCCTTGGTTCTGTACCAGTGGCAAGAATTACAACCTTGGCTTTTACTTTATTTCCGTCGTCAAGTTCAACAACTTTGTAATCACCTTCAACATACACTTTTTGTGCAAAAGCATAGTGGAACTCCGCCCCAAAATGCTTTGCATGGTCGGCAAATTTTTGTCCTAAAGCTTGCCCTTCAATACTTATCTCACCAGGCCAGTTTTCAACAACATGTGTTTGAGTAACCGCACCACCTTCGATGGCCTTTTCTATAACGAGAGCTGTTAAACCAGCCCTTCTTGCGTAAATAGCAGCCGTAAGTCCTGCTGGACCACCACCTATAATTGCTATGTCGTAATATTCCT
The DNA window shown above is from Fervidobacterium changbaicum and carries:
- a CDS encoding cytochrome c biogenesis CcdA family protein, whose translation is MISLTPTDVSVWLALAHGFLSFFSPCVLPLIPGFIGIVLGGQRRAQRLIGFFLGFSIVFSLLGGLSSFIGGFLAKYSGILEKIIGIGIIIFGIMYIAEFQLFKGTKANVWKFKNAGLVGGFVLGGAIGFVWIPCSSPILASILLIASQQSVAKGIWLLFIYSLGISVPFLTIGAGISKALTMGFGKPSWERWIKYIGGAFMIVLGLLIILGKMKV
- a CDS encoding thioredoxin family protein codes for the protein MRNLIRLLSMLLVLITTLSFGYEYTFTDLGISHKVSQIEKKLLLVNFSSPTCYYCRRFESEVLSNKDVQEFLRGNYVYVKIEPGSYKTTFLGKTYTNDQLFGAFGVRGTPTFVFIKDQGQVTQVPGFMPAPDFLKALRFIVKVVDDNYKGSFEEYSKKEDNYKGKPTIVNVKKEDADFVLKNDKNAQSVETVPSKVDINTVYVTTSTDVAKKLNSMGVIRVLLISSK
- a CDS encoding glutaredoxin family protein, producing the protein MAHVKVKIYTTPTCPWCRRAKEYFRQLGIPFTEVDVSKDRKGAEEMIRKSGQMGVPVIEIGNQIIVGFDKARIDRILGIS
- the trxB gene encoding thioredoxin-disulfide reductase, with the protein product MSGFEFDMGSFGGNLKEYYDIAIIGGGPAGLTAAIYARRAGLTALVIEKAIEGGAVTQTHVVENWPGEISIEGQALGQKFADHAKHFGAEFHYAFAQKVYVEGDYKVVELDDGNKVKAKVVILATGTEPRKLGVPGEAEFRGRGVTYCAACDGYLFKDKDVVVVGGGDSACDESHFLSKIVKSITMVQNLPYLTAAKVLQERVLNNPKIKVITNHIVKEIRGTSKVEEVVIVNNDTKEEQVIKAEGVFIYVGLVPQTQIFKGLVDMNDYGYIITDENMETNVPGIYAVGDIRIKNLRQIVTAAADGAIAVEHAAKKYF